From a region of the Constantimarinum furrinae genome:
- a CDS encoding serine hydrolase domain-containing protein, translated as MDEEKLRDIDWLLTEKVEYGFSGSVLISENDNVMFAKGYGLADREHNNHNTENTKFEIASVTKLFTVVSILQLAERGKLSLNDKIDKHLGNFNTPKNQATINHLLLHTGGLVPRGFELDYNTRTGFVQSVKNAPVESIPGEKYRYTNAGYTLLAAIIEEVSQMPYEDYLSENIFKPLNLTNTTFGFEDSLQNVANGYAGNTIDSLELYKTPEYVWGDRGPSGIITNVTDLNKFLNGLDNNKLLGSAYLQKMYSEQMEGEAYGFHIIDRPDIGKVLARGGGLRNFESQIAWYKIQNIKVIILINNHLRTRQPIWDGIEKILFE; from the coding sequence GTGGATGAAGAAAAGCTAAGAGATATTGATTGGCTGCTTACAGAAAAAGTTGAATATGGATTTTCAGGTAGTGTTTTAATAAGTGAAAATGATAATGTAATGTTTGCTAAAGGTTACGGACTGGCGGACAGAGAACATAATAATCACAATACTGAAAACACAAAGTTTGAGATTGCTTCGGTTACCAAATTGTTTACCGTTGTTTCAATCCTTCAATTGGCTGAAAGAGGTAAACTTTCTTTGAACGATAAAATTGACAAACATCTTGGGAATTTCAATACTCCAAAGAATCAGGCAACAATAAACCATCTATTGCTACATACTGGTGGATTAGTCCCAAGAGGATTTGAACTTGATTATAATACAAGAACGGGCTTTGTGCAAAGCGTGAAAAATGCCCCAGTTGAATCAATTCCTGGAGAAAAATACAGATATACGAATGCAGGATATACCTTACTCGCAGCTATAATAGAAGAAGTAAGCCAAATGCCATATGAAGATTATTTGAGTGAAAATATTTTTAAGCCCTTAAACTTGACCAATACAACCTTCGGCTTTGAAGATTCACTGCAAAATGTAGCCAATGGATATGCTGGAAATACAATTGATTCACTAGAACTGTATAAAACCCCAGAATACGTTTGGGGAGACAGAGGTCCAAGTGGGATAATCACCAATGTGACCGATTTAAATAAATTTCTAAATGGTCTTGACAACAATAAATTACTGGGAAGTGCCTATTTGCAAAAAATGTATTCTGAACAAATGGAAGGAGAGGCCTACGGGTTTCACATAATTGACAGACCAGATATTGGAAAAGTGTTGGCGCGAGGGGGTGGTTTACGTAATTTTGAAAGTCAAATTGCTTGGTACAAAATCCAAAACATTAAAGTAATCATACTAATCAACAATCATCTTAGAACCCGTCAACCCATTTGGGATGGGATTGAAAAAATATTGTTTGAATAG